From one Streptomyces spiramyceticus genomic stretch:
- a CDS encoding cation acetate symporter, whose product MSTALTTAATVQLAAAGDASEHRPLIITLFGLFVVATLFITVWAGRQTKNAADFYAGGRQFTGFQNGLAISGDYMSAASFLGIAGAIALFGYDGFLYSIGFLVAWLVALLLVAEPLRNSGRYTMGDVLAYRMRQRPVRTAAGTSTIVVSIFYLLAQMAGAGVLVSLLLGITSDAGKILIVALVGVLMILYVTIGGMKGTTWVQMVKAVLLIAGTLLITFLILLKFNFNLSDLLGTAASNSGKGSAFLEPGLKYGATGISKLDFISLGIALVLGTAGLPHILIRFYTVPTAKAARKSVNWAIGIIGAFYLMTIVLGFGAAALLKPGDIVASNKAGNTAAPLAALEIGGGADSPGGAILLAVISAVAFATILAVVAGLTLASSSSFAHDIYANVIRRGKATEKEEVRAARWATVAIGIVSIALGALARDLNVAGLVALAFAVAASANLPTILYSLFWKRFTTQGALWSIYGGLISSVTLVLFSPVVSGKPSSMFPDADFAWFPLENPGLISIPLGFLLGWLGSVLSKEEPDVGKYAELEVKSLTGIGAH is encoded by the coding sequence ATGAGCACCGCGCTGACCACGGCGGCCACGGTCCAGCTCGCCGCCGCCGGCGACGCGAGCGAGCACCGGCCGCTCATCATCACCCTTTTCGGCCTGTTCGTCGTCGCCACCCTGTTCATCACGGTCTGGGCGGGCCGCCAGACCAAGAACGCCGCCGACTTCTACGCGGGCGGCCGCCAGTTCACGGGCTTTCAGAACGGCCTCGCGATCTCCGGCGACTACATGTCCGCCGCGTCTTTCCTCGGCATCGCGGGCGCCATCGCCCTCTTCGGATACGACGGCTTCCTCTACTCCATCGGCTTCCTGGTCGCCTGGCTGGTCGCGCTGCTCCTCGTCGCGGAGCCGCTGCGCAACTCCGGCCGCTACACCATGGGCGACGTCCTCGCGTACCGCATGCGCCAGCGCCCGGTCCGTACCGCAGCAGGCACCTCCACCATCGTCGTCTCGATCTTCTACCTGCTCGCGCAGATGGCGGGCGCGGGCGTACTCGTCTCGCTGCTCCTCGGCATCACCAGCGACGCGGGCAAGATCCTCATCGTCGCCCTCGTCGGCGTCCTGATGATCCTGTACGTCACCATCGGTGGCATGAAGGGCACCACCTGGGTCCAGATGGTCAAGGCCGTCCTGCTCATCGCGGGCACCCTGCTGATCACCTTCCTGATTCTGTTGAAGTTCAACTTCAACCTCTCCGACCTGCTCGGTACCGCGGCCTCCAACAGCGGCAAGGGTTCGGCGTTCCTGGAGCCCGGCCTGAAGTACGGCGCCACGGGGATCTCGAAGCTCGACTTCATCTCACTGGGCATCGCCCTGGTCCTGGGCACCGCCGGCCTGCCGCACATCCTGATCCGCTTCTACACCGTGCCGACGGCGAAGGCCGCCCGTAAGTCAGTGAACTGGGCGATCGGCATCATCGGTGCCTTCTACCTGATGACCATCGTGCTCGGCTTCGGCGCCGCCGCGCTGCTCAAGCCCGGCGACATCGTCGCCTCCAACAAGGCGGGCAATACGGCCGCCCCGCTGGCCGCCCTGGAAATCGGCGGCGGCGCGGACTCCCCGGGCGGCGCGATTCTGCTCGCCGTGATCTCCGCGGTCGCCTTCGCGACCATCCTCGCGGTCGTCGCGGGCCTCACCCTGGCGTCCTCGTCGTCGTTCGCGCACGACATCTACGCCAACGTCATCCGGCGCGGCAAGGCCACCGAGAAGGAAGAGGTACGCGCCGCACGCTGGGCGACGGTCGCCATCGGCATCGTCTCCATCGCACTGGGCGCACTGGCCCGCGACCTGAACGTGGCCGGGCTCGTGGCCCTCGCCTTCGCGGTCGCCGCCTCCGCCAACCTGCCGACGATCCTCTACAGCCTCTTCTGGAAGAGGTTCACGACCCAGGGCGCACTGTGGTCCATCTACGGCGGCCTGATCTCGTCCGTGACCCTGGTGCTCTTCTCGCCGGTCGTCTCGGGCAAGCCGTCGTCGATGTTCCCCGACGCGGACTTCGCCTGGTTCCCGCTGGAGAACCCGGGGCTGATCTCGATCCCGCTGGGCTTCCTGCTCGGCTGGCTCGGGTCCGTACTGTCGAAGGAGGAGCCGGACGTCGGCAAGTACGCGGAGCTGGAGGTCAAGTCCCTCACCGGCATCGGAGCGCACTGA
- a CDS encoding lysoplasmalogenase: MSATATPGGRPDGARVRDRREVWARGLLLGFGLVALADLGSLVAGADAGHLIAKPLLMPLLAAYAMLRGAPRLLVAALLFGWGGDVALLSDAEPAFMAGMGSFAAGHVCYLALFGRSRQRSNGVSHTSPLLGAGYAVALVATVALLWPDLPAELRIPVAGYSLLLTAMAWRASGLGLYAGLGGALFLLSDTLIATGVAEWPQLPAPDFWIMLTYVAAQCLLAMGVLARRAAPAPGDGAAVTRDGPPGETGRPAHS, encoded by the coding sequence GTGAGCGCCACCGCCACGCCCGGGGGCCGGCCCGACGGCGCCCGCGTCCGCGACCGGCGCGAGGTGTGGGCCCGGGGGCTGCTCCTCGGCTTCGGCCTCGTGGCCCTCGCGGACCTCGGCTCGCTCGTCGCCGGGGCCGACGCCGGGCACCTGATCGCCAAACCGCTGCTGATGCCGCTCCTCGCGGCGTACGCCATGCTGCGCGGCGCACCCCGACTGCTGGTCGCGGCCCTGCTGTTCGGGTGGGGCGGCGACGTCGCCCTGCTCTCCGACGCCGAGCCGGCGTTCATGGCCGGCATGGGCTCCTTCGCCGCCGGTCACGTCTGCTATCTCGCACTGTTCGGGCGCAGCCGTCAACGAAGTAATGGCGTCAGCCACACGTCCCCGCTCCTCGGCGCCGGATACGCCGTCGCCCTCGTCGCCACCGTCGCGCTCCTGTGGCCCGACCTCCCCGCCGAACTGCGCATCCCGGTGGCCGGATACAGCCTGCTGCTCACCGCCATGGCGTGGCGAGCGAGCGGCCTCGGGCTGTACGCCGGGCTCGGCGGCGCGCTCTTCCTGCTCTCCGACACCCTCATCGCCACCGGCGTCGCCGAATGGCCACAGCTGCCCGCACCCGACTTCTGGATCATGCTCACCTACGTGGCAGCGCAGTGCCTGCTGGCCATGGGCGTACTCGCGCGGCGGGCGGCCCCGGCTCCCGGCGACGGGGCGGCCGTGACGCGAGACGGGCCGCCCGGAGAGACCGGGCGGCCCGCGCACTCGTAA
- a CDS encoding DUF3099 domain-containing protein, with protein MRKHSSAEVFRITGARQSLADDVRGRQRRYVISMSVRTVSFILAAVLWNVERPVAIVALVLGALLPYIAVVIANAGRGNAPSLPSTFVPTPVRPALTASPEPAAPEAEPEGAEPGRGQRAPDQS; from the coding sequence ATGCGGAAGCACAGCAGCGCCGAGGTCTTCCGGATCACAGGAGCCCGGCAGTCGCTGGCCGACGACGTGCGTGGCCGGCAGCGGCGCTATGTCATTTCGATGTCCGTACGGACCGTTTCGTTCATCCTGGCCGCGGTCCTGTGGAATGTGGAGCGGCCCGTCGCGATCGTGGCCCTGGTACTGGGAGCGCTCCTCCCGTACATCGCCGTGGTCATCGCCAACGCGGGCCGGGGAAACGCACCTTCACTGCCCTCGACCTTCGTCCCCACACCCGTACGCCCGGCGCTCACCGCCTCCCCCGAACCGGCCGCCCCGGAAGCCGAGCCGGAGGGGGCCGAACCCGGCCGGGGTCAACGGGCGCCTGACCAGAGCTGA
- a CDS encoding DUF485 domain-containing protein: protein MATDAPPPEGGTGLSQAEHTAEHTAGHTTEEFVEMQESAEFGELRRSHRSFAFPLTVAFIAWYLLYVLLSNYAGGFMGTKLFGNINVALALGLAQFATTFLIAWFYSRHAAAQLDPKSEAIKSRMEGDA, encoded by the coding sequence GTGGCAACCGATGCACCACCGCCCGAGGGCGGCACGGGCCTGAGCCAGGCAGAGCACACGGCGGAACACACCGCAGGGCACACGACGGAAGAGTTCGTCGAGATGCAGGAGAGCGCGGAGTTCGGCGAACTGCGCCGCTCCCACCGCTCCTTCGCCTTCCCCCTGACCGTCGCGTTCATCGCCTGGTACCTGCTGTACGTCCTGCTGTCCAACTACGCGGGCGGCTTCATGGGCACCAAGCTCTTCGGCAACATCAACGTGGCGCTCGCCCTCGGCCTCGCCCAGTTCGCCACCACGTTCCTCATCGCCTGGTTCTACTCGCGCCACGCCGCCGCGCAGCTCGACCCCAAGTCCGAGGCGATCAAGTCCCGTATGGAGGGCGACGCATGA
- the tyrS gene encoding tyrosine--tRNA ligase has protein sequence MTDIVDELKWRGLFAQSTDEDALRKALADGPVTFYCGFDPTAASLHVGHLVQVLTVRRLQQAGHRPLALVGGATGQIGDPRPTAERTLNDPETVANWVARLRAQIEPFLSFEGPNAATMVNNLDWTAEMSAIEFLRDIGKHFRVSKMLAKDSVARRLESDQGISYTEFSYQLLQGMDFLELYRRYGCTLQQGGSDQWGNLTAGLDLIHRLEPHANVHALATPLMVKADGTKFGKSESGAVWLDPEMTTPYAFYQFWLNVDDRDISPYMRILSFKSRTELEELERLTEERPQARTAQRALAEELTTLVHGAEQCTAVMAASRALFGQGELAELDEATLGAALSELPHATVAELGSVVDLFTEVGLSPSKSAARRTVREGGAYVNNVKVTDEDAVPAREELLHGRWLVVRRGKKNLAAIEVAAG, from the coding sequence GTGACGGACATCGTCGACGAGCTGAAGTGGCGCGGGCTGTTCGCCCAGTCCACTGACGAGGACGCACTGCGCAAGGCGCTCGCGGACGGTCCGGTCACGTTCTATTGCGGCTTCGACCCGACGGCGGCCAGCCTGCACGTGGGGCACCTGGTGCAGGTCCTCACCGTGCGCCGGCTCCAGCAGGCCGGTCACCGGCCGCTCGCCCTGGTGGGCGGGGCCACCGGCCAGATCGGTGACCCGCGGCCGACCGCGGAGCGCACGCTGAACGACCCGGAGACGGTCGCGAACTGGGTGGCGCGGCTGCGCGCCCAGATCGAGCCGTTCCTCTCCTTCGAGGGGCCGAACGCGGCCACCATGGTCAACAACCTGGACTGGACCGCGGAGATGTCCGCGATCGAGTTCCTGCGGGACATCGGCAAGCACTTCCGGGTGAGCAAGATGCTCGCCAAGGACTCGGTCGCCCGGCGGCTGGAGTCCGACCAGGGCATCAGCTACACGGAGTTCAGCTACCAGCTGCTTCAGGGCATGGACTTCCTGGAGCTGTACCGGCGCTACGGCTGCACGCTCCAGCAGGGCGGCAGCGACCAGTGGGGCAACCTCACGGCGGGTCTCGACCTGATCCACCGCCTGGAGCCGCACGCGAACGTGCACGCGCTGGCCACCCCGCTGATGGTCAAGGCGGACGGCACCAAGTTCGGCAAGTCCGAGAGCGGTGCGGTCTGGCTGGACCCGGAGATGACCACGCCGTACGCGTTCTACCAGTTCTGGCTGAACGTGGACGACCGGGACATTTCGCCGTACATGCGCATCCTCAGCTTCAAGAGCCGTACTGAGCTGGAGGAGCTGGAGAGGCTCACCGAGGAGCGCCCGCAGGCCCGCACGGCCCAGCGCGCGCTGGCGGAGGAGCTGACGACGCTCGTGCACGGAGCCGAGCAGTGCACGGCGGTCATGGCCGCGTCCAGGGCGCTCTTCGGCCAGGGTGAGCTCGCCGAGCTCGACGAGGCGACGCTGGGCGCGGCACTGTCCGAGCTGCCGCACGCCACGGTCGCCGAGCTCGGGTCCGTCGTGGACCTGTTCACGGAGGTCGGCCTGTCGCCGAGCAAGTCGGCCGCCCGTCGTACGGTCCGGGAGGGCGGGGCCTACGTGAACAACGTCAAGGTCACCGACGAGGACGCCGTACCCGCGCGGGAAGAGCTGCTGCACGGCCGCTGGCTGGTGGTGCGGCGGGGCAAGAAGAACCTGGCGGCGATCGAGGTTGCCGCCGGCTGA
- a CDS encoding S8 family peptidase, which yields MTPHRTLRSSRTVAISAGMAITAALAFLPGTASATSADATGATGMADARSAVAEAAGTPLSYVVNVRPGHGNASKVKQAIGKAGGTIVQAYDQIGVIVVHSSNDAFAKTMRKVKGVQSAGATRTAPLPAQSTKDVGTPKALTGAQLEAASADAVAGEDPLQPLQWDLPAIKADKAHEKSLGSRDVTVAVIDTGVDDTHPDLAANFDREASVNCVSGKPDTTDGAWRPSAEESPHGTHVAGEIAAAKNGVGVTGVAPGVKVSGIKVSTTAGFFYTESVVCGFVWAAEHGVDVTNNSYYTDPWMFNCKDDPDQKALVDAIVRASQYAEKKGAVNVAAAGNSNYDLAADSIKDTTSPNDTTPVPRDIDPSECLDAPTQLPGVVTVASTGAKGLKSSFSNYGHGVVDIAAPGGDSTAYQKPAPPAVSGLILGPIPGGKWGYMAGTSMASPHVAGVAALIKSTHPHASAKRIKSLLASQADETACTDPYDINGDGKIDAVCEGGKNYNGFYGVGIADALDAVTKK from the coding sequence ATGACGCCGCACCGCACCCTGCGGTCCAGCCGTACCGTGGCCATATCCGCGGGCATGGCCATCACCGCCGCCCTCGCCTTCCTGCCGGGCACCGCATCGGCGACATCGGCCGACGCCACCGGCGCGACAGGAATGGCAGATGCCCGGTCCGCGGTCGCCGAGGCCGCGGGGACGCCGCTCAGTTACGTCGTCAACGTCCGCCCGGGACACGGCAACGCGTCGAAGGTGAAGCAGGCCATCGGCAAGGCCGGCGGCACGATCGTCCAGGCGTACGACCAGATCGGCGTGATCGTCGTCCACTCGTCGAACGACGCGTTCGCGAAGACGATGCGCAAGGTGAAGGGCGTCCAGTCGGCGGGTGCCACCCGTACCGCGCCGCTGCCCGCCCAGTCGACGAAGGATGTCGGCACGCCGAAGGCGCTCACCGGCGCGCAGCTGGAGGCGGCGTCCGCGGACGCCGTCGCTGGTGAGGACCCGTTGCAGCCGCTGCAGTGGGACCTGCCCGCCATCAAGGCGGACAAGGCCCACGAGAAGTCGCTGGGCAGCAGGGACGTCACGGTCGCCGTGATCGACACGGGTGTCGACGACACCCACCCGGACCTCGCGGCGAACTTCGACCGCGAGGCGTCGGTCAACTGCGTGTCCGGCAAGCCGGACACGACGGACGGCGCCTGGCGCCCGTCGGCGGAGGAGAGCCCGCACGGCACACATGTGGCGGGCGAGATAGCCGCCGCGAAAAACGGTGTCGGGGTCACCGGTGTCGCACCGGGCGTCAAGGTGTCCGGCATCAAGGTGTCCACTACGGCCGGTTTCTTCTACACCGAGTCGGTCGTCTGCGGCTTCGTGTGGGCGGCCGAGCACGGCGTCGATGTGACGAACAACAGCTATTACACCGACCCGTGGATGTTCAACTGCAAGGACGACCCGGACCAGAAGGCGCTGGTCGACGCCATCGTCCGGGCGTCGCAGTACGCCGAGAAGAAGGGCGCGGTGAACGTCGCCGCGGCCGGCAACTCGAATTACGATCTCGCGGCGGACTCGATCAAGGACACGACGAGCCCGAACGACACCACACCGGTGCCGCGCGACATCGACCCGAGCGAGTGCCTCGACGCTCCGACCCAGCTGCCGGGCGTCGTCACCGTCGCTTCGACGGGTGCGAAGGGCCTGAAGTCGTCGTTCTCGAACTACGGTCACGGTGTCGTCGACATCGCGGCTCCGGGCGGCGACAGCACGGCGTACCAGAAGCCCGCGCCGCCGGCGGTCAGCGGGTTGATACTGGGCCCGATTCCGGGCGGCAAGTGGGGCTACATGGCCGGTACGTCGATGGCCTCCCCGCACGTCGCGGGCGTAGCGGCGCTCATCAAGAGCACGCACCCGCACGCCTCGGCGAAGCGGATCAAATCCCTCCTGGCGAGCCAGGCGGACGAGACGGCCTGCACCGACCCGTACGACATCAACGGCGACGGCAAGATCGACGCGGTGTGCGAGGGCGGTAAGAACTACAACGGCTTCTACGGGGTCGGCATCGCCGACGCGCTGGACGCCGTGACCAAGAAGTAG
- a CDS encoding S8 family peptidase, whose product MAHLGSRRQRNLALPLGLALTASLGFLPGAIATAAPLEDPVAATAAATGPKLSYVVNTNGGHGTTASVKRAIVRAGGTVVKAYEQIGVIVVHSQNPDFGKQIRMAKGVASAGATRTAPLTPVATTEEGTTQKLSAAEAAKAAEAAEPGQEPLEANQWDIRAIGADKAAEINDGSSKVTVGVIDTGVDDTHPDLAPNFSKSQSANCVGGVADSSEGAWRPYADGSDHGTHVAGTIAAPRNGLGVTGVAPGVKLAGIKVSEPGTSLFFTEAVVCGFVWAAEHDIDVTNNSYYVDPWMFNCKDDPDQKALLDSLTRATKYAERKGALNVAAAGNSNFDLSADEILDDSSPNDTTPADRLIDPSECFDVPTQLPGVVTVTATGDKNVKSYYSSFGYGVADVAAPGGDKYQIPATPDANGRVLSTVLNGGYGYKQGTSMATPHVAGVAALLKSAHPKATPAQLQALLKAQADNPGCPSHVYDAAGKWVEATTCEGDKNYNGYYGFGVVDALDAVKR is encoded by the coding sequence ATGGCTCATCTGGGATCCAGACGGCAGCGCAACCTGGCACTGCCCCTCGGACTGGCTCTCACGGCGTCGCTCGGCTTCCTGCCTGGAGCGATAGCCACCGCGGCACCTCTCGAAGACCCGGTTGCGGCCACGGCCGCCGCCACAGGCCCGAAGCTGTCGTACGTGGTGAACACCAACGGTGGCCACGGCACGACCGCTTCGGTGAAGAGGGCGATCGTCAGGGCCGGCGGCACCGTGGTGAAGGCGTACGAGCAGATAGGCGTCATCGTCGTCCACTCGCAGAACCCCGACTTCGGCAAGCAGATACGCATGGCGAAGGGTGTGGCGTCGGCCGGTGCCACCCGCACCGCGCCGCTCACCCCGGTCGCCACCACCGAAGAAGGCACCACGCAGAAGCTGTCGGCGGCCGAGGCCGCGAAGGCGGCCGAGGCGGCGGAGCCCGGGCAGGAGCCGCTGGAGGCCAACCAGTGGGACATCCGCGCCATCGGTGCGGACAAGGCCGCCGAGATCAATGACGGCAGCAGCAAGGTCACCGTCGGCGTGATCGACACCGGTGTCGACGACACGCACCCGGACCTCGCCCCGAACTTCTCCAAGTCCCAGTCGGCCAACTGTGTCGGCGGCGTGGCGGATTCGTCCGAGGGCGCCTGGCGTCCGTACGCCGACGGCAGTGACCACGGCACCCATGTCGCCGGTACGATCGCCGCCCCGCGCAACGGGCTCGGCGTCACCGGTGTCGCGCCGGGCGTCAAGCTCGCCGGTATCAAGGTCAGCGAGCCGGGCACCAGCCTCTTCTTCACCGAGGCCGTCGTGTGCGGTTTCGTGTGGGCCGCCGAGCACGACATCGACGTGACGAACAACAGCTATTACGTCGACCCGTGGATGTTCAACTGCAAGGACGACCCGGACCAGAAGGCCCTCCTCGACTCCCTGACGCGCGCCACGAAGTACGCGGAGCGCAAGGGCGCCCTGAATGTCGCGGCGGCGGGCAACTCGAACTTCGACCTCTCGGCCGACGAGATCCTCGACGACTCCAGCCCCAATGACACCACCCCGGCCGACCGGCTCATCGACCCGTCCGAGTGCTTCGACGTGCCGACTCAGCTGCCGGGTGTCGTGACGGTGACCGCTACGGGCGACAAGAACGTCAAGTCGTACTATTCCAGCTTTGGTTACGGTGTCGCCGATGTCGCGGCCCCGGGTGGCGACAAGTACCAGATCCCGGCCACGCCCGACGCCAACGGCCGGGTCCTGTCGACCGTCCTGAACGGCGGCTACGGCTACAAGCAGGGCACTTCGATGGCCACCCCGCACGTCGCGGGCGTAGCCGCGCTGCTGAAGAGCGCGCACCCGAAGGCGACTCCGGCGCAGCTCCAGGCGCTGCTCAAGGCGCAGGCCGACAACCCGGGCTGCCCGAGCCACGTCTACGACGCGGCCGGCAAGTGGGTCGAGGCGACCACGTGCGAGGGCGACAAGAACTACAACGGTTACTACGGCTTCGGCGTCGTCGACGCTCTCGACGCCGTCAAGAGGTGA
- a CDS encoding sterol desaturase family protein translates to MPNLPDVVLWSIPAFVLLTALEIVSYRLHPDEDAAGYETKDAVTSVSMGLGSIAFDLLWKIPIVAIYMAVYELTPARVPVLWWTIPLMLLAQDFFYYWSHRGHHVIRILWACHVVHHSSRKFNLTTALRQPWTTLTVWPFYVPLIACGVHPAALAFCSSANLVYQFWVHTERVDKLPRPFEYVLNTPSHHRVHHASQGGYLDRNFGGILILWDRLFRSFAAETERPVFGLTKNIDTYNPLRVATHEYAAIARDVRAAATWRERAGRIFRGPGWQPRPAEPASAASQGQAQEAAAGRTA, encoded by the coding sequence ATGCCGAACCTGCCCGATGTCGTGCTGTGGTCGATACCCGCCTTCGTACTGCTCACCGCGCTCGAAATAGTGAGCTACCGCCTCCATCCCGACGAAGATGCCGCCGGGTACGAGACCAAGGACGCCGTCACCAGCGTCAGCATGGGGCTCGGCAGCATCGCGTTCGATCTCCTCTGGAAGATCCCGATCGTCGCGATCTACATGGCCGTGTACGAACTCACGCCCGCCCGCGTCCCCGTCCTGTGGTGGACGATCCCGCTGATGCTCCTCGCGCAGGACTTCTTCTACTACTGGTCGCATCGCGGCCACCACGTCATCCGCATTCTCTGGGCCTGCCACGTCGTCCACCACTCCAGCCGCAAGTTCAACCTCACCACCGCCCTGCGCCAGCCCTGGACGACGCTCACCGTCTGGCCGTTCTACGTGCCGCTGATCGCGTGCGGTGTGCATCCGGCCGCGCTCGCGTTCTGCTCCTCCGCGAACCTCGTCTACCAGTTCTGGGTGCACACCGAGCGCGTCGACAAGCTGCCGCGCCCCTTCGAGTACGTCCTGAACACGCCGTCCCACCACCGCGTCCACCACGCCTCCCAAGGCGGCTACCTGGACCGGAACTTCGGCGGCATCCTGATCCTCTGGGACCGGCTCTTCCGCTCCTTCGCGGCCGAGACCGAGCGGCCCGTCTTCGGCCTGACGAAGAACATCGACACCTACAACCCGCTGCGCGTCGCCACCCACGAGTACGCCGCCATCGCCCGCGACGTACGAGCGGCAGCCACCTGGCGCGAGCGGGCGGGCCGGATCTTCCGCGGCCCCGGCTGGCAGCCACGCCCGGCGGAGCCGGCCTCGGCTGCCAGCCAGGGTCAGGCGCAGGAAGCCGCCGCGGGGCGCACCGCGTGA
- the moaA gene encoding GTP 3',8-cyclase MoaA, translated as MLIDTYGRVATDLRVSLTDRCNLRCTYCMPEEGLQWLAKPDLLTDDEIVRLIRIAVTDLGVTEVRFTGGEPLLRPGLVGIVERCAALEPRPQMSLTTNGIGLKRTAVALKAAGLDRVNVSLDTLRPDVFKTLTRRDRHHDVIDGMAAARDAGLTPVKVNAVLMPGLNDDEAPDLLAWAVENDYEMRFIEQMPLDAQHGWKRDGMITAGDILESLRTRFALTSEGDDERGSAPAERWVVDGGPHRVGVIASVTRPFCRACDRTRLTADGQVRTCLFAREESDLRGALRSGAPDEEIARLWKLAMWGKKAGSGLDDPSFLQPDRPMSAIGG; from the coding sequence ATGCTTATCGACACTTACGGCCGGGTCGCCACTGACCTGCGTGTTTCACTCACCGATCGTTGCAATCTCCGGTGTACGTACTGCATGCCGGAAGAGGGCCTGCAGTGGCTGGCCAAGCCCGATCTGCTCACCGACGACGAGATCGTCCGGCTGATAAGGATCGCCGTGACGGACCTGGGCGTGACCGAGGTGCGCTTCACCGGCGGAGAGCCGCTGCTGCGCCCCGGCCTCGTCGGCATCGTGGAGCGGTGCGCCGCCCTGGAGCCGCGCCCCCAGATGTCCCTGACGACCAACGGCATCGGCCTCAAGCGCACCGCCGTCGCCCTCAAGGCGGCCGGCCTGGACAGGGTCAATGTCTCGCTGGACACCCTGCGCCCCGACGTCTTCAAGACCCTCACCCGCCGGGACCGTCACCACGACGTGATCGACGGCATGGCGGCCGCCCGCGACGCGGGCCTCACGCCCGTCAAGGTCAATGCCGTGCTGATGCCCGGGCTCAACGACGACGAGGCCCCCGACCTGCTCGCCTGGGCCGTCGAGAACGACTACGAGATGCGCTTCATCGAGCAGATGCCGCTCGACGCCCAGCACGGCTGGAAGCGCGACGGTATGATTACGGCCGGTGACATCCTGGAGTCGCTGCGTACGCGCTTCGCGCTCACCTCGGAGGGCGACGACGAGCGCGGCTCGGCCCCCGCCGAGCGCTGGGTAGTCGACGGCGGCCCGCACCGCGTCGGCGTCATCGCCTCCGTCACTCGCCCGTTCTGCCGGGCCTGCGACCGGACCAGGCTCACCGCCGACGGCCAGGTGCGTACGTGCCTGTTCGCCCGTGAGGAGTCGGACCTGCGCGGGGCCCTGCGCTCCGGCGCCCCGGACGAGGAGATAGCCAGGCTCTGGAAGCTGGCGATGTGGGGCAAGAAGGCGGGCTCCGGTCTCGACGACCCGTCCTTCCTGCAGCCCGACCGTCCGATGTCGGCCATCGGAGGCTGA
- a CDS encoding VIT1/CCC1 transporter family protein, whose translation MTEPVPHEAADAAHGGGLGTRLNWLRAGVLGANDGIVSTAGIVVGVAGATDERAALLTAGLAGLLAGSMSMAAGEYVSVSTQRDSEKAALAEEKRELREQPEAELDELTELLAGRGLSPDVAREAAQQLTERDALRAHARVELGIDPDELTNPWHAAAASFVAFTVGALLPLLAIVLPPESWRLQVTVVSVLIALALTGWGSARLGAAPPRPAVVRNVAGGALAMAVTYGAGSLLGAAGI comes from the coding sequence GTGACTGAACCAGTACCCCATGAAGCGGCTGACGCGGCCCACGGCGGCGGCCTCGGCACGCGCCTGAACTGGCTGCGCGCCGGGGTGCTCGGGGCCAACGACGGCATCGTCTCCACGGCGGGCATCGTCGTCGGCGTCGCGGGCGCGACGGACGAGCGCGCCGCGCTGCTGACGGCGGGCCTCGCCGGACTGCTGGCCGGGTCGATGTCGATGGCGGCAGGGGAGTACGTATCGGTGTCGACGCAACGCGACTCCGAGAAGGCGGCGCTGGCCGAGGAGAAGCGGGAGCTCCGGGAACAGCCGGAGGCCGAACTCGACGAACTGACAGAGCTGCTGGCCGGGCGCGGCCTCTCCCCGGACGTGGCCCGCGAAGCCGCGCAACAGCTCACCGAACGCGACGCGCTGCGCGCGCACGCGCGCGTGGAACTCGGTATCGACCCCGACGAGCTCACCAACCCCTGGCACGCGGCGGCCGCCAGCTTCGTCGCCTTCACGGTCGGAGCCCTCCTCCCTCTCCTCGCGATCGTCCTCCCGCCCGAGTCCTGGCGCCTCCAGGTCACAGTGGTCTCGGTTCTGATCGCCCTGGCCCTGACGGGCTGGGGCAGCGCCCGCCTGGGCGCGGCACCGCCGAGACCGGCGGTGGTACGGAACGTGGCGGGCGGGGCGCTGGCGATGGCGGTGACGTACGGGGCTGGGTCGCTGCTGGGGGCGGCGGGCATCTAG